From Primulina eburnea isolate SZY01 unplaced genomic scaffold, ASM2296580v1 ctg1038_ERROPOS4800000, whole genome shotgun sequence, the proteins below share one genomic window:
- the LOC140820407 gene encoding uncharacterized protein yields the protein MELRSISARLRQLQSGLVPKSEIRSFLVLAGYYRKFIQGLSSIAESFKKLKKALTSAPVLSISSGQGEYVLYTDASKLGLGTVLMHNDRVITYVSRQLKVHEKNYPTHDLDVAVVVFALKDNVVADALSKKTVVSAQLSYQKQLQAEIQQSELAVYARGEAPNLCTMTVQSTLRDRSVKRSEFHIVILEDSAFSHGNKAIIQYIVPSSDRWAAENRSYLVEFCYNNIYQSSIDMTPYEALYRRKCRSMIHWDEDEDCSRLQKSYVDKRRRELEFAVGDHVFVKLALMKGVMRFSKKGKLSLRFIRPFQVLEKIGTLAYRVVLPPMLVVVHNVFHILVLRKCMSNPSHLMNYEPLQLTQNMLYEERPGLHKFWICKKEGSGIGSFIWSKSSG from the exons ATGGAGTTGAGGTCGATCTcagcaaggttgaggcagtTACAGAGTGGTTTAGTACCTAAGagcgagatccgcagttttttGGTTCTAGCTGGCTACTACCGGAAGTTCATTCAAGGTTTATCCTCTATTGCA GAGAGTTTCAAGAAGCTGAAGAAAGCTTTGACTTCAGCGCCAGTTCTATCAATATCATCGGGGCAAGGAGAGTATGTTCTCTATACAGACGCTTCGAAGCTTGGTTTAGGCACCGTCCTAATGCATAATGATCGAGTGATAACATATGTgtctagacagttgaaggttcatgagaagaattacccaacTCATGACCTCGATGTTGCAGTAGTAGTATTTGCTCTGAAG GATAATGTGGTCGCCGATGCTTTGAGTAaaaagacagttgttagtgctCAGTTGTCATACCAGAAACAATTGCAAGCAGAGATTCAGCAATCCGAGCTTGCAGTGTATGCTAGAGGCGAGGCTCCTAATCTTTGTACTATGACAGTTCAGTCGACTCTGAGGGATAGATCTGTGAAG AGATCCGAGTTTCACATCGTCATTCTAGAAGATTCTGCATTCAGCCATGGAAACAAAGCTATTATTCAGTACATTGTTCCATCCTCAGATcgatg GGCGGCTGAGAACCGAAGTTACCTAGTGGAGTTCTGCTATAATAATATCTACCAGTCATCTATAGATATGACTCCTTATGAGGCACTTTATAGGAGGAAATGTAGATCAATGAtacattgggatgag gatgaagactgctcaagACTCCAGAAAAGCTATGTTGATAAGCGGCGAAGGGAGCTAGAGTTTGCAGTAGGTGACCATGTGTTTGTGAAATTAGCActtatgaagggtgttatgcgatTTTCCAAGAAAGGAAAACTTAGTCTGAGGTTCATAAGACCGTTTCAGGTACTAGAGAAGATTGGAACATTAGCTTATAGAGTGGTGTTGCCACCGATGCTGGTTGTAGTGCATAATGTGTTCCATATCTTGGTGCTGCGAAAGTGCATGTCAAATCCGTCACATTTAATGAATTATGAACCTCTGCAATTGACTCAGAATATGTTATACGAGGAAAGGCCAGGCCTACACAAATTCTGGATATGCAAGAAGGAAGGCTCTGGAATAGGGTCATTCatatggtcaaagtcaagtggttAA